The Candidatus Acidiferrales bacterium genome contains a region encoding:
- a CDS encoding LysR substrate-binding domain-containing protein — translation MDLHQLEVFLAVAREKSFSRAAKSLLRTQPAISLAVRRLEEELGESLFDRSSKIPALTDAGELLLQYAERLLNLRGEIPSALAELRHLERGRVRVGANETGALYLLPLIARYRRLYPHVKVEIVRSLARNLPQELLKRNLDLGVLSYRPRDSHLASVVVYRDRLSFVVYPAHPLARRRQVSIHELGHEIFAAHNIWSPYRERVLRTFEKHHVPLHMDVELPTVESIKKFVQMQQAVALVPRMCIEEELAKGVLMEVEIPELRIERKLRVVFRRGDLLSHAARAFLLVVTTKQKDSS, via the coding sequence ATGGACTTGCACCAACTCGAGGTCTTTCTGGCGGTGGCGCGGGAGAAAAGCTTCTCCCGAGCTGCCAAGAGCCTCCTGCGCACACAACCGGCGATTAGCCTGGCGGTTCGTCGTTTGGAGGAGGAGCTGGGAGAGTCTCTGTTCGATCGCTCGAGCAAAATACCCGCGCTGACAGACGCGGGCGAGCTATTGCTGCAATACGCCGAACGGCTGTTGAACCTGCGGGGCGAGATTCCCTCTGCCCTGGCCGAGCTGCGCCACCTCGAGCGGGGGCGGGTACGCGTTGGGGCGAATGAAACCGGGGCACTTTATCTGCTCCCCCTCATCGCCCGTTATCGTCGCCTCTATCCGCATGTCAAAGTGGAGATTGTCCGCAGCCTGGCGCGGAACCTTCCCCAGGAACTGCTCAAGCGCAACCTCGACCTCGGCGTGCTCTCCTACCGTCCTCGAGATTCGCATCTGGCCTCGGTGGTCGTTTACCGGGACCGCCTGAGCTTCGTCGTCTATCCGGCCCATCCACTGGCGCGGCGCCGACAGGTTTCGATCCACGAGCTGGGCCACGAGATTTTTGCCGCCCACAACATCTGGTCTCCTTACCGCGAGCGTGTCCTGCGCACCTTCGAGAAACATCACGTGCCGCTGCATATGGACGTGGAGTTGCCAACGGTGGAGTCCATCAAGAAGTTCGTGCAGATGCAGCAGGCAGTGGCTTTGGTGCCGAGGATGTGTATCGAAGAAGAGTTGGCCAAGGGAGTCCTGATGGAAGTGGAGATTCCTGAGCTGCGCATCGAACGTAAGCTACGCGTGGTATTTCGACGCGGTGATCTCCTGTCCCACGCGGCGCGGGCTTTCTTGCTGGTCGTGACGACAAAACAGAAGGACTCATCCTGA
- a CDS encoding nitrilase-related carbon-nitrogen hydrolase yields the protein MEQTRSALAAQRPIWSLLWLVLATILLFFSNGRPAIPIAAWLGPLFLVRFLRSQRPLPGLLIGYFISAAAFHFQFRGMVPIPGIGYYGFVAMTGFVVLLPYLIDRLVAPRLGGFLATLVLPMAWASTEYLVSAFAPYGSWGSVAYSQYGNLPLLQILSVTGLFGVTFLIGWFASVWNWIWEHDIAWHKVRVGALTYGSILMLVLLLGGARLMLFPPASATVRVASISKPDLQGFPTAEIQRRLFAGEATSADLEAIRSRGQAIADDLLARADREARAGAKVVFWGEANAPVFREDEAALIDRGRQLARERQIYLAMALATWNRGQARPLENKVVLLDASGNLAWEFYKARSVPGEEAAISALGDGRIKSLATPYGRIAAAICFDMDFPQLLRQAGQLGADVLLAPSNDWREIDPWHTQMATFRAIEQGFSLVRHTSRGLSAAVDYQGRVLAAMDHYQATDRAMISQVPIQGVRTIYSRVGDLFAWLCLLGTLAMVAWVLSRGLLTKGSP from the coding sequence ATGGAACAGACGCGCTCGGCGTTGGCTGCGCAACGGCCCATTTGGTCCTTGCTCTGGTTGGTTCTCGCGACCATCCTGCTTTTCTTCTCCAACGGGAGGCCGGCCATTCCCATCGCGGCGTGGCTAGGGCCTCTCTTCCTGGTGCGGTTCTTGAGGAGTCAAAGACCGTTACCGGGACTGCTGATTGGGTATTTCATTTCCGCTGCCGCTTTTCATTTCCAATTTCGCGGCATGGTGCCGATTCCGGGGATCGGGTATTACGGATTTGTGGCGATGACAGGTTTTGTGGTTCTCCTGCCGTACCTGATTGACCGGCTGGTGGCTCCGCGGCTGGGCGGTTTTCTTGCGACATTGGTGTTGCCGATGGCCTGGGCATCCACGGAATACCTGGTCTCGGCATTCGCTCCGTATGGCAGTTGGGGCTCGGTGGCCTACTCGCAATACGGCAATCTTCCGTTGTTGCAGATCTTGTCGGTGACAGGTCTATTCGGAGTGACGTTCCTGATCGGCTGGTTCGCCTCTGTGTGGAACTGGATTTGGGAGCACGATATTGCATGGCACAAGGTTCGAGTGGGCGCCCTGACTTACGGAAGCATTCTCATGCTGGTTCTTCTCTTGGGCGGAGCACGGTTGATGCTCTTCCCGCCGGCATCGGCCACCGTCCGTGTGGCGTCTATTTCCAAGCCTGACCTTCAAGGTTTCCCGACCGCTGAGATCCAGCGTCGGCTTTTTGCCGGCGAGGCCACGAGCGCTGACCTGGAGGCGATCCGGTCCAGGGGACAGGCCATCGCCGACGATTTGCTCGCGCGTGCCGATCGAGAGGCCAGGGCTGGCGCCAAGGTGGTCTTCTGGGGAGAAGCCAACGCTCCGGTCTTTAGGGAGGATGAGGCCGCCCTGATTGATCGTGGTCGTCAACTGGCACGGGAACGCCAGATTTATCTGGCCATGGCTCTTGCAACCTGGAATCGTGGCCAGGCCCGGCCGCTCGAAAACAAGGTGGTCTTGTTGGACGCGAGCGGAAATCTCGCGTGGGAATTTTACAAGGCTCGTTCGGTGCCAGGCGAGGAGGCGGCGATTTCCGCGCTAGGCGATGGCCGAATCAAAAGCCTTGCTACGCCTTATGGACGGATCGCTGCCGCGATCTGCTTTGATATGGATTTTCCCCAGCTTCTGCGACAAGCAGGACAACTTGGTGCGGACGTTCTGCTGGCTCCTTCCAACGACTGGAGAGAAATTGACCCCTGGCACACGCAGATGGCGACGTTTCGCGCAATTGAACAAGGCTTTTCCCTGGTTCGGCACACGAGCCGGGGGCTCTCGGCTGCAGTGGACTATCAAGGACGTGTGCTCGCGGCCATGGACCACTACCAGGCGACAGATCGTGCCATGATTTCCCAGGTCCCGATTCAGGGCGTGAGAACCATTTACTCGCGGGTTGGAGACCTCTTTGCTTGGCTCTGTCTTCTTGGAACCCTTGCAATGGTCGCATGGGTTCTAAGTCGGGGGCTTCTCACCAAGGGGAGCCCGTAA